GCGATCCGAGATCCTGGGACTGCCACGTCGATCCCGCATCGTGCGAGCACAGGTAGTGGGCGGGACCGCCCACCCTGCCGGCGGCGTGGACGAGTACTGCCGGCAGCCGTTCGCCACGATCGATACCCGTGAAGCGCACGATGTCGAGCGCGCAGATACCATCGGGGATCGGTCCGTCGATCCGCTCCACCGGCGTCCAGGTCAGGCCGCCGTCGATTGTGCGATAGAGAGGCGTCCGGTCGATAACATTGGGAAAGGAACCGACCCCGACATTGCCCATAATGCCGACGTGATCGTCCAGGAAGCCCAGCGCCCGGACGAAGGTGCCTGGTTTGCTGCAGATCTCCTCCCAGCTGTCGCCCCCGTCCTGCGTTCGATAGAGCAGGCCGGCTCCGTTACCGTACCAACCCCTCGACGGGGAAGCGAATGCGATGTCGTCCTGCTTGCCCGGATAGGGAACGGTCGGCAGTTTCTGCCATTGCCCGACCGGGATCATCCGGGGCGCTTGGACCGTGCTGCAAGATGGCAGGAGACCGAGGAACAACCCACCTTGCAGCACGTGGCGGCGATTGATCACGAACCCTCCGACGCCTTCGGGATTTCTGGTCATGAGGCGATCCTCAGGGCAGGTGCCTTCAGGTCCGCGACGCAACCCGTATCGAGCGTTCCGAGATCGGCGCCGTCGAAGAACTCGTGCATCAGTCTCAAAGTGCAGCCCGGCAGCGGCGGATAGTGCGAGGCGCCTTCCGCCACGAGGTGCACGGCATTGGCAAGCGTTCGCGCGATGTCTTCTCCCCACCTTTCGCCGGCCACTGGATCAAGCTCGCCGGAGATGATTAAGACGGGCTTGTCGCTTGTGACAGGCTTCAGATAGTCTTCTGGAATGTTCGCCTCCGGCCAATGGGAACAGGCCATTACCTCCTGCTCAACCGTGTCGCGACCCATGAAGGTCCCGGCGGTGGCGGCGCCGATGTTCGCCAGGTCGATCTGGCGGACGTCCTCGCCGCAGATGACGGACCAGCGCATGCCCCAGGCCACCTGATCGCCCACCCCGAAGAGGAACGGGGCAGCTGCTTGGAACAACGGGGAGAAATCTCCTGTCGAGGCCTCTTCCAGCAATGGCGGCAGCTGCACGTAGTTCTGCGGGATGTAGAGCATGGCGAAAAGCGCCGCGCCCAGCGCGTCCCGGTCTATTACGGTCTCGATCTTCTCGCCGGTGCCGGGATGGACGATCGAGACGGGTTGCGGTCGCTCGTCGACCAGCAGAAGTGTCTTGGCGAGGGCCGCTTCCAGGTCCGGATGGCGGGCTTCGCAGGCCGACTGCGCGCGACATGTGGCTACCAGCGCATCGAAAGCGTCCTGGCTGTCGCGAGGGGTGTGGAACGGCAGCATCATGGACGGCGGTGCGGCAGCGCGGATCACCGTCTCTCCCACACGATCGGGATGGAGTCGCAGATAATCGAGCGCGACCCGGGTTCCGTAGGACATGCCGAACAGGTCCAGCTCCGGATAACCCAGCGCCGCCCGAACCATTTCCATGTCCAGCACGGCCTCGCGCGTATGATATCGGGTGAGATCTGCCTTGGTTGAAAGCACGTCGCGGCAGCGAACCACCTCCTCTTCGGTACGGGCCGCCAGTTGACCGGCCGCATCCTTGTTTTCCTCGGGACAGGTCAGCGGGTTGGATCGGCCGGTTCCGCGTTGGTCGATCAGCAGGATGTCACGATCAGCATGCATCGGCCCGAACATTCCTTCGATCCCGGGGCCCGCCTGTACCCCGCCGAGGCCGGGTCCCCCTGGTAGCATGGCGACGGGCGCCTGGGTCGAACGTCCGCTCGCGGGCACGACCGCGAAATGGATTTCGATGGGAGGGGAGTCCGGGTCGCTGCGGTCCTCGGCAACGGCTATCTTGCCGCACTGGGCGCTGGGATGGAGATTGCGACCAGTGCACGGCCCGAGCGCGACCGGCCTAGGTCCGTCGACCGAAAAGGTCCGGACGCTCGCTCCTCCAGCGTCCACGCGCCAGATTGTGCCGTAGTCGTTTTCGCTAAGCGGCTCGGGGCGGGTGCCGCCGAAGCGGGCGACGAGATCGGGAACGGTGTTGCTGTGGCCCACGACTAGGACCGGGCGGCCATCGGTTGCCACTGCATCGACCACGGTCTGGGGATTTCGTGGATCGTAGACAGTGGGCACGATGCCCAGTCTTGTTGCAAGGTGCGCGGCGGTATCCCGTGCCCGCCTCGTGTCTGTGACGAAGATTTTGACGATACCCACATCGCCCAGCAGGTCCGCCAGTCGGAGCGCCTGCTTGTTACCTTCTGGTGTCAGCCCCGGATCCTGTCCGTCGCCGCGCGGGAGATGGCGCATGACGTAAGCCTGTCCGGCGACCGGCTTGGGGGTGGGGGCGCGCTTCGCATCGGCGGAAGCCTGATCCAGCATCCTATCGAGCATCGCGCGATCGAAGAAATGGCCCGCCTTCACGACGGCTCGGACGCGGCGCAGGTTTGACAGATCGCGGGACGGATCGCCTTCCGTCAGGATCAGGTCCGCCCGCGCTCCCGGTTCCACTGTACCGAAATCCGCCTCCCAGCCGAGCGACGAGCCGCTGTTGGGAAGCGAGCGGAGATAGTCTCGCGGAACGACCGTGGCGCTGCGCAGCGCTTCCAGTCGCGTCAGACCCGCGGCGGCCAGTGCCTCGATCTCGTCGATCAGGCCCGGGCCCCACAGGTGGAACGACTGTGCTGTGTCCGAACCCGCCATGATCGGCACGCCCGCATCGCGATAGGCCTTCACGATCTTCCGTCGCAAGGCGCGGAACGCTTCGCCGTCCTCGGACGTGAAGCCCATCTGCCGCAGCCCTTCGCGCTGGGCGGCCCATTGCCGCAGCGCATCGTCGGGCACGTAGCGCATCTCTGGCAGGGCCGTCAGTACGTCGGTGGACACGTCCAGCGCGATCACCTTCTCGAACAGGGAAATCGTTGGAACTTGATAGACGCCCGATCTCGCGACGAGCGCGGCCAGTTCATCGATCCGTTGAGCCTCGCTGCCCGCTACGGCACGGATAACCGCCGGAGGCGGGATCTGGGCGAAGCCGATCGACCGTTCCGGAGCCGTCGCAGGCAGCAGTTCCAAAATTGCCCCGTCGAGGTGTTCCACCTGCTGCTTGGCCGCGAGCGCCGCCGACAGGCCGATTTCGTTCGCCACGTGACCGGCCACCGGCAGATTGTGTCGCCGGGCTTCGTCCTGCACCGCTTTCCACACTTCCCCGTCCGAGAGGTGGTGGGACTTGATCAGATCGTATCCTGCTTGCTTCGCAGCCTGGACGGCCGCTTGCGCGGCTTCCGGGGTTTCCGTGTTGTTGAGATTGAGGCCGGGCGATGCCGCGTAAAGGCGCGGCGCCACCAGCACGCCACGCTCGATCGCGTCCCGCAAGACGAGATTGTTGGGCGATCCGGCCATGGAGCGAACCGTCGTCACCCCGTGTCCCAGCATGACCGACAACGCCCGTTGCGCCGCGTCGCCG
The genomic region above belongs to Qipengyuania spongiae and contains:
- a CDS encoding WD40/YVTN/BNR-like repeat-containing protein; the encoded protein is MTRNPEGVGGFVINRRHVLQGGLFLGLLPSCSTVQAPRMIPVGQWQKLPTVPYPGKQDDIAFASPSRGWYGNGAGLLYRTQDGGDSWEEICSKPGTFVRALGFLDDHVGIMGNVGVGSFPNVIDRTPLYRTIDGGLTWTPVERIDGPIPDGICALDIVRFTGIDRGERLPAVLVHAAGRVGGPAHYLCSHDAGSTWQSQDLGSLTSAIFDVKFLGPRNGFLAGTSSPDLAKARGLILKTEDGGDTWREVFRSARPFETVWKLHFPSDGTGFGTVQSYDPDKAVSQRYIAKTTDAGDSWSEVPLVDDAGWRSFGIGFADDRLGWVGGNSGGLETRDGGSTWQRVEMGRAVNKIRFVEAPDRRLAYAIGSEVHRLELAEETGF
- a CDS encoding alpha/beta fold hydrolase, encoding MPRILLTLLVLVGIAFQPAHATPNEGERLAFIGVRVIPMTDVEALDDQSVLVANGHVEAVGPRNSVEVPDGYRKIDGRDLTLLPGLVDMHVHLAPEPGAAGDAAQRALSVMLGHGVTTVRSMAGSPNNLVLRDAIERGVLVAPRLYAASPGLNLNNTETPEAAQAAVQAAKQAGYDLIKSHHLSDGEVWKAVQDEARRHNLPVAGHVANEIGLSAALAAKQQVEHLDGAILELLPATAPERSIGFAQIPPPAVIRAVAGSEAQRIDELAALVARSGVYQVPTISLFEKVIALDVSTDVLTALPEMRYVPDDALRQWAAQREGLRQMGFTSEDGEAFRALRRKIVKAYRDAGVPIMAGSDTAQSFHLWGPGLIDEIEALAAAGLTRLEALRSATVVPRDYLRSLPNSGSSLGWEADFGTVEPGARADLILTEGDPSRDLSNLRRVRAVVKAGHFFDRAMLDRMLDQASADAKRAPTPKPVAGQAYVMRHLPRGDGQDPGLTPEGNKQALRLADLLGDVGIVKIFVTDTRRARDTAAHLATRLGIVPTVYDPRNPQTVVDAVATDGRPVLVVGHSNTVPDLVARFGGTRPEPLSENDYGTIWRVDAGGASVRTFSVDGPRPVALGPCTGRNLHPSAQCGKIAVAEDRSDPDSPPIEIHFAVVPASGRSTQAPVAMLPGGPGLGGVQAGPGIEGMFGPMHADRDILLIDQRGTGRSNPLTCPEENKDAAGQLAARTEEEVVRCRDVLSTKADLTRYHTREAVLDMEMVRAALGYPELDLFGMSYGTRVALDYLRLHPDRVGETVIRAAAPPSMMLPFHTPRDSQDAFDALVATCRAQSACEARHPDLEAALAKTLLLVDERPQPVSIVHPGTGEKIETVIDRDALGAALFAMLYIPQNYVQLPPLLEEASTGDFSPLFQAAAPFLFGVGDQVAWGMRWSVICGEDVRQIDLANIGAATAGTFMGRDTVEQEVMACSHWPEANIPEDYLKPVTSDKPVLIISGELDPVAGERWGEDIARTLANAVHLVAEGASHYPPLPGCTLRLMHEFFDGADLGTLDTGCVADLKAPALRIAS